One segment of Clarias gariepinus isolate MV-2021 ecotype Netherlands chromosome 6, CGAR_prim_01v2, whole genome shotgun sequence DNA contains the following:
- the zswim2 gene encoding E3 ubiquitin-protein ligase ZSWIM2, which translates to MFRKRVWRKAASEAVKRHQDESLNTTMFLLKEFGPTGFLLQEEGEPKHYKVFLGDLHTCTCGTFHKEQDLCKHLCWVLMRKFRLPRDHEYCFQAGLVERQILEVLQHPYRTDSVPSAPAQVCSSEEGDDMMRQKDIRDDDICPICQEELLRKRLPVAHCRFGCGNNVHVSCMRLWADHQTGSETAGMVKCPLCRENFSTMKMLQELVKNASRLCTSSERERLEKHLGIPCNSCRICPVVGKCFKCTLCSHYHLCEDCFRTSSHPQHSFAVRMKRNQSWQLTEESKTSSTDPDAVVKAHVNSDVVPEHVLKSFPVMQVHRSSRLLEPGIQCRLCLQSFHVGQQGKTLPCRHTFHSGCIKTWLQHSVCCPVDWHVIYNPLTWSGNDSKVTSTAPPIGGAQKKIANQQNFELFGVGLQRKERSDVPQRRETGPKTSFPSLSSSPVAGTQQGLFLRFSKHDIKARRESSSLHGWIRPVGLKGDATGVQTRRSSCGGHQSDPDLQPRIFQISANRERKD; encoded by the exons ATGTTCCGTAAAAGAGTTTGGAGGAAGGCTGCTAGTGAAGCTGTGAAAAGGCATCAAGATGAGTCCCTCAACACCACCATGTTCCTCCTGAAGGAATTTGGGCCGACGGGGTTCCTTCTCCAGGAGGAAGGAGAACCCAAACACTACAAA GTGTTCCTGGGAGATCTTCATACCTGCACATGTGGAACCTTCCACAAAGAGCAGGATCTCTGCAAACACCTCTGCTG GGTATTGATGCGGAAATTTAGGCTCCCCAGAGATCATGAAT ACTGCTTCCAGGCAGGACTTGTAGAGAGACAGATCCTGGAGGTGTTACAGCATCCGTACAGGACGGACAGCGTCCCATCAGCCCCTGCACAGGTTTGCTCTAGTGAGGAAGGCGACGATATGATGAGGCAGAAAGACATTAGAGATGACGATATCTGTCCCATATGTCAGGAGGAGCTGCTTAGGAAAAGACTTCCCGTAGCGCATTGCAG GTTCGGGTGCGGAAACAATGTCCACGTCTCCTGCATGAGATTGTGGGCTGACCATCAGACCGGTTCCGAGACAGCTGGCATGGTGAAGTGTCCGCTGTGCCGGGAGAACTTCAGCACCATGAAGATGCTTCAAGAGCTG GTGAAAAATGCGAGTCGACTGTGTACGTCCTCAGAGAGAGAGCGTCTGGAGAAACACCTGGGCATCCCTTGCAACAGCTGCAGAATCTGTCCGgttgttggaaaatgttttaa GTGCACGTTGTGCAGTCATTACCACCTGTGTGAGGACTGCTTCAGGACAAGCTCTCATCCTCAGCACAGCTTTGCCGTGAGAATG AAAAGAAATCAATCATGGCAACTGACCGAGGAAAGCAAGACAAGCTCCACCGACCCGGACGCAGT CGTGAAAGCTCATGTGAACTCGGACGTGGTTCCAGAGCATGTTTTGAAGAGCTTCCCGGTTATGCAAGTTCACCGAAGTTCCCGACTTCTGGAACCAGGAATACAGTGTCGCCTTTGCCTCCAGAGCTTCCACGTGGGCCAGCAGGGTAAAACTCTTCCCTGTCGACACACG TTCCATTCTGGCTGTATCAAGACATGGTTGCAACATTCCGTTTGCTGCCCCGTGGACTGGCATGTCATCTACAACCCTCTCACATGGAGTGGTAATGACAGCAAGGTGACTAGCACAGCACCTCCTATTGGTGGTGCCCAGAAGAAGATTGCTAATCAGCAAAACTTTGAGTTGTTCGGTGTTGGCTTGCAGAGGAAAGAGAGATCTGACGTACCTCAGAGGAGAGAAACGGGTCCAAAGACATCCTTTCCGAGCTTGTCTTCGTCTCCTGTGGCTGGAACCCAGCAGGGCTTGTTTTTGCGTTTCAGTAAGCATGACATTAAAGCCCGACGCGAGTCAAGCTCTCTTCATGGATGGATCAGACCAGTAGGCTTGAAGGGTGACGCTACGGGTGTACAAACACGACGGTCCAGCTGCGGTGGACATCAAAGCGATCCTGACTTACAGCCGAGAATTTTTCAGATCAGCGCTAACCGTGAAAGGAAGGACTGA